Genomic DNA from Dissulfuribacter thermophilus:
GCTAACTATGCAATAACTCATAAAAATTACTTTCCTCAGGCATTTGAAGTGCATAATCTGGGGTCATATAGCCGAAATAAATAATCCTAATATGTAAACAAATCATTTTTTATAGGTAAAGTCATATCATTAATATTAATTTTCATTAATCTTAACATAAAAAGCTAACATGAGGTACAACCTTTAGGTACACCATAACACGTCCTACCCTATAGATGTTATCATATCACCGCCTCCGTCTCTTATCTGGGAACCAACCAGAAATTATTATTACCGTCTTTCCTAAGACGACGGCTATCACTCTGTCTTTTAACAGTCATTCACTTTGCCTCCACCGCATGACATCCTCATAGTGATCAACGTCGTATAACATTTCTAAGACATGAATTTTATAGCCCATTTTTTGTGCCTTATAAATCGTACGCTCAAATACCTCGCTGGTTCCCCACGGAATTTCGTGAAACAACTCTTGCCAATCTCTAAGCCCACTCCTTACGCCTATTAGATAATAGCCACCATCCTCGCATGGTCCCAACACGATATCCTGATAGAGGAGCCTTTTAAATGCCTGTTCAATGTGATATGCCCTTAAATCTGGCACATCTGTCCCCACAATGACCCCTATTTCAAAACCCATTTTAAATATTTCTAATAGGGCATTTTTCATACGCTGGCCAAGATC
This window encodes:
- a CDS encoding TIGR04282 family arsenosugar biosynthesis glycosyltransferase gives rise to the protein MESLFNRCSVIVFSRLPVRGAVKRRLAREIGEKEAFSCFKRLYIDSLQEVLKVNASRFLFLTPYPEDFSTFTGSWPLVNNFSVKAQVGDDLGQRMKNALLEIFKMGFEIGVIVGTDVPDLRAYHIEQAFKRLLYQDIVLGPCEDGGYYLIGVRSGLRDWQELFHEIPWGTSEVFERTIYKAQKMGYKIHVLEMLYDVDHYEDVMRWRQSE